From one Phocoena sinus isolate mPhoSin1 chromosome 4, mPhoSin1.pri, whole genome shotgun sequence genomic stretch:
- the TFF2 gene encoding trefoil factor 2 — MGARCTRLLAALLLLGLCALGGAQKPDPCQCSRVSAKNRLNCGFPGISSDQCFSASCCFDSSIPGVPWCFKPLPKQELEECVMEVSARKNCGYPGINPEECASRKCCFSNTIPEVPWCFFPLSVQDCHY; from the exons ATGGGAGCCCGCTGCACCCGGCTCCTGGCTGCGCTCCTTCTGCTAGGGCTGTGTGCCCTGGGGGGGGCCCAGAAACCCG ATCCCTGCCAATGCTCACGCGTGAGCGCCAAGAACAGGTTGAACTGCGGCTTCCCGGGCATCTCCAGCGACCAGTGCTTCTCCGCCAGCTGCTGCTTCGACTCCAGCATCCCCGGGGTCCCCTGGTGTTTCAAGCCCCTCCCCAAGCAAG AGTTGGAGGAGTGTGTCATGGAGGTCTCGGCGCGCAAGAACTGTGGCTACCCAGGCATCAACCCCGAGGAGTGCGCCTCTAGGAAGTGCTGCTTCTCCAACACCATCCCCGAAGTGCCCTGGTGCTTCTTCCCGCTCTCCGTGCAAG ACTGTCATTATTAA